Sequence from the [Clostridium] scindens genome:
CAATTTCAAAAACGGAATATAATGACAAAATGTATGCAAAAATCTTACTTCCGGTAGATATTGTCCATATAATGAAAGGAAAAGAAGAACAGGGGAGCATTACGGTACATTTAAACCATGTAAAAACTGTCCGAGAATTAGAAGAACTGTGTGTTCTTTTTAAAGAAAATAGACCTAAACAGGCAATGGTAGGAGTGGGAAAATCAATTCCCGATTATGATAATATATCTAATTTTACTATATCAACATTGCCAACTCCATATATGAATCCTGCAATCGCAATTGCGAAAAGTCCTTTTAAGTATGTGTATACCAAGAAGGATGGGATGGAGATACCAGTTTTATTGACAGATTTAGTTACTGCGACCGAGAGTGAGTGGTTAATAAAAATCGATGATAAAATAGAACAAAGATATCCTGTCCGACATATTTATGAATTAAATCAAACGACTACAAGGATTAGTGAGATCATCGAATTTGTATTAACAGAAAAAAGCCAAAAAACAACCATTCGTTGTATTGAGGCAACTAACTATAATTTTGAAACAGTTTTTCAAGCATCAAAAATTATAATAGCTGTTTCTGATGCAGAGGAAGTAATGATCGAAAATATAAGTCTGGGAAAAAATTTCTTAGGGGAAATACAAACAGCTTTTACAGAAGGATTTCTTGCATATCACAAACGGATTGTTCAATTAGGAGAAACACTTACAGAACTAAATATTAAAAGAAGTTTATTTAAAACGAAAGAAATTTTAGATGCAGAACCTACCATATTTTTTCTGAAAAAGGGATTAGTGGAAATGAAAGTTTTATCGTTACCATTCCAAGCAGATGAAAATTGTGGTCTTTACAAACAAATAATTGGACGTAGGAAATTGCTGTTAGAATATGAAAAGATTCAAGAAGATGGATATATAATTCGTAATTATTTGAAGGATGGTAAACGGATTGCTATCTTTGCCGATATACCAGATGGAAAAACACAGAAAATCAGCAGATGGTTTGCGTTACGAGATGAGGATATATCTCAGATGATATTTGATGAAAATGATCTGTTGGAAGAAATGTACAACACCGGTGAAGAAGAAACGGATCAACTTTTGGGACTAATATTGGATTTTCTAAAATCTTATGATAAGGAAAGAGATAAAAATTTATTGTTATTGGCTGAAAAATTAATAAATATCTTAGAGAAATATTCGATGGATTCAACCATTCTTACAATAAATAGACTTCAAATCATTGCCCGTAAAAGGGAGCTAGAGCTTGAAGAAAGGAAAACATTGGCACAGATTAAATATTCTGAGAATATATTTGCGAGGTGCTGTGCATGTATTTTGCTGAAACAGTTTGATGAATTTGATATACATATGCAGCAATTATCTGCAACAGAAAAAGAAGAATTTTATAGTTGGCCGATAGCTTCTTTATTACCAAATGTAGAAAAAAATGAATAATACAGAAATTAGTGCGGAAGATTCTAAAAAGGATCTTCCATTTTTATTGGGAAATAAGCAGTACAGAAATATGTAGCCTCTATACCAAAACTATTTTGCCAATTTTTGTATGATTAACTCGACTTATTATTTATTTGTCGTATAATGAGAGTATAAAAATTATAAGGAGTAATGGTCGTGGGTAGAGGTAATGATGCAATACCAACATGGAGTGGATTTAATTATCAAGGAAAAATGATGCTATTGTATGTCCTAGAGTTAATAAATCAAATAGCCAAAGATAAAAACAAAGATATAGACGCCTATTCTGTTGAATTAGAAAAAACAGAAGATTTTTGTATTATTTGCGATTCAGAATATAAATCATTTCATCAGGTTAAGGCATATTTGTCTAAAGATAAATGGAACAGTTATAGCAAAGCAATGGACAAATTGTTGAAACATCGGGCTGAATCAAATAATCCAACAGCAAAATGTTATCTTACAGTTGCAAAGGAGATAAAAGATTGGGATGATGCATCTAATACATACAATGTAAGTGTTGAATTATATAAAAGGGCATCAAAAGTAGTTGGTGTATGTGATGTGAGAAATGAAATAGATATGGAAATCTTAGCATATTTGAAAAGTAAAGGCTATTCTGATAAGGCAGAAGAGATTGTATATGGGGAACTATGTTTATTTTTAGATGATAGCATCGCAAGGATGCACAAGCAGGACTCTAAAAAAAGAAAATATATAATAAAATTTTCTGATATCGTAGGAATTATGGAGTCTGCTATCGATAAAGAAGATGTGCGAAAAGAATATTTTTTGAAAGAGAAAATTTACG
This genomic interval carries:
- a CDS encoding ABC-three component system protein, producing MVVGRGNDAIPTWSGFNYQGKMMLLYVLELINQIAKDKNKDIDAYSVELEKTEDFCIICDSEYKSFHQVKAYLSKDKWNSYSKAMDKLLKHRAESNNPTAKCYLTVAKEIKDWDDASNTYNVSVELYKRASKVVGVCDVRNEIDMEILAYLKSKGYSDKAEEIVYGELCLFLDDSIARMHKQDSKKRKYIIKFSDIVGIMESAIDKEDVRKEYFLKEKIYEYVMQNIEKALNNLCQDECDTSLENCNRICAAKCGYEKMTEIVDYGQFCKLLNPGKVDEWDNELNLVENLSVDKIQSEIYELLYRSDTPEKVTGDNCGIYLQSKYSQAPRKQVIPTFLDLTRGARKERALQSIFQNIINNTDIIDILAGNSITVIPGSYSGTLSQAQITSGWKNSSPNKVGEYYRDIELISAQELKEKFEQNGGNHD